The DNA window GCGGGCTGTACATGCAGACCCACGTGGCCGAGAACCGCGACGAGGTGCGCTGGGTCGCCGAGCTGTTTCCCGAAAGCCGCAGCTATCTCGACGTCTATGCCGCGCATGGCCTGCTCGGCGCGCGCAGCGTGCTGGCCCACGGCATCTGGCTGGACGACGCCGACCGCGCGCTGCTGGCGCAAACCGGGGCACAGATCGCCTTCTGCCCCTCGTCCAACCTGTTCCTCGGCAGCGGCCTGTTCGACTGGGGCCGGGCGCGCGCCGCAGGGGTGCGCGTGACGCCGGCCAGCGACGTGGGCGGCGGCACCAGCCTGTGCGCCCTGCGCACCCTGGCCGACGGCTACAAGGTGCTCGCGCTGCAGGGCCAGCGCCTGCCGGCCTGGCAAGCGCTGTACGCCGTCACGCTCGGTGCGGCCCAAGCCCTGGGCCTGGCGCACGAGATTGGGCATTTCGCAGCGGGCACGCTGGCCGACGTCGTGGTCTGGCGCTGGGCCGACGGCCCCGTGCAGCAGCGCCGGCAGGACATGGCACGCAGCTTGCATGAACGCTTGTTCGCGTGGATGAGCCTGGCCGACGAGCGCAACGTGGCGGCGGTCTATCTGCGCGGATGCAGAATCTCGGCTGCGGTCGCGCACCGGCATGCCGGCGCGGCGCCCGGCCATCTCGGGCCGCAGCCTATCGCGCCCTGAACACGACACCCACCATGGACAGGCGACTCGAACTCGAAGGCATCACCAAGCGCTACCCTGGCGTCGTGGCCAACGACGGCGTGAGCCTGCGCGTGGCTCCGGGCCGGATCCATGCCGTGCTGGGCGAGAACGGCGCCGGCAAATCGACGCTGATGAAAATCATCTTCGGCGCGGCGCAGCCCGACGCCGGCACCATCCGCTTCAACGGCGACGTCGTGCACATGCGCAACCCGCACATGGCCCGCGCGCTGGGCGTGGCCATGGTGTTCCAGCATTTCTCGCTGTTCGACACCCTGAGCGTGGCCGAGAACGTCTGGCTCGGGCTCGACCCCGGCAGCACCCTGGCGCAGGTGACGCAGCGCATCGGCGAGGTGGCCGCCGGCTACGGCCTGGACATCGACCCCGCGCGGCCGGTGCACACGCTGTCGGTCGGCGAGCGCCAGCGCGCGGAAATCATCCGCGCCCTGCTGACCCAGCCGCAACTGCTCATCCTCGACGAGCCGACCTCGGTGCTGGCGCCGCAGGCCGTGCAGCGCCTGTTCGACACCCTGCGCAAGCTGGCGGCCACCGGCTGCAGCATTCTCTACATCAGCCACAAGCTCGACGAAATTCGCGCCCTGTGCCACCACTGCACGGTGATGCGCGCGGGCAAGGTGGTGGCCGAGGTGGACCCGGCGCAGGAGAGCAACGCCAGCCTGTCGCGCCTGATGATCGGCGCCGACATCGCGCCGCCATCGCGCAAGCCGGCCCAACCCGGCGCGGTGGCGCTGGAACTCAGGAGCGTGAACCAGCCCGCCGCCGACCCCTACGGCGTGGCTTTGCAGAACGTGAATCTGCAACTGCGCGCGGGCGAGATCCTGGGCATTGCCGGCGTGTCGGGCAACGGCCAGCAGGAGCTGCTCGCCGTGCTGTCCGGCGAGGACGCGCGCCGGCCGGTCCCGGCCGATGCCCTGCGCCTGTTCGGCCGGGACGTGGGCGGCATGCCGCCAGGCCAGCGCCGCCGCGCCGGCCTGCGCGTGGTGCCCGAGGAGCGC is part of the Thiomonas sp. X19 genome and encodes:
- a CDS encoding ABC transporter ATP-binding protein; the protein is MDRRLELEGITKRYPGVVANDGVSLRVAPGRIHAVLGENGAGKSTLMKIIFGAAQPDAGTIRFNGDVVHMRNPHMARALGVAMVFQHFSLFDTLSVAENVWLGLDPGSTLAQVTQRIGEVAAGYGLDIDPARPVHTLSVGERQRAEIIRALLTQPQLLILDEPTSVLAPQAVQRLFDTLRKLAATGCSILYISHKLDEIRALCHHCTVMRAGKVVAEVDPAQESNASLSRLMIGADIAPPSRKPAQPGAVALELRSVNQPAADPYGVALQNVNLQLRAGEILGIAGVSGNGQQELLAVLSGEDARRPVPADALRLFGRDVGGMPPGQRRRAGLRVVPEERLGRGAVPAMDLAANTLLTHADAQSVRAGWIRWPAVAAEARAIIARFGVRAAGPQALAQSLSGGNLQKFIMGREISGDPKVLVAAQPTWGVDVGAAAQIRGELLALRDRGCALLVISEELDELFEIADRIAVIARGRLSPALPIAEATVERIGQWMSGLWDAAAPPPDLPHGVGEEETGRSQIGSADAASVAMPVAAATPGPLPADREDRGEEREAASQRSRHAQA